In Prunus dulcis chromosome 1, ALMONDv2, whole genome shotgun sequence, the following are encoded in one genomic region:
- the LOC117616598 gene encoding uncharacterized protein LOC117616598 isoform X1: protein MEYDTDMFATADELPLLLRCCMLVLALADPTMLVEKTQFLLSVLGSLIYLVTNGGEEKNSVRFQKFVSSKFMYTDVGGSSTTVSEEFVASLCFTEPSDPWCPTLCAVLEIFADELVMHRLLREYLSLVDSTSSTTEILFQCHFVKGDIGSVLEVISVHFISSVYGKRANENFLKRLFCDFGQHCRVPELSLTSAVSLLQNPVMLSAPKMLQTHMTLLVSEAIDVDVSLKNARPDLRLMEGYLTAFERSVHLYTSHMSGSLMDFHPLGVKCSYDSSCMLGRSSQPSFESYIQQVTRDKIYDLVTDSDSLWDLYLCNMFHRTKSDLMAASITYVNESQHIFDESCRDDILSVLRSIILLSFSCDVSDTVLYRKGVTSPQDIYLLASILKLMSTSLLKAICSLRHGGDLDSPRTLKDVSSKEYDFVVDIIGCFHQFNMSLPNQKFLFDMMKTCPLIHKTSKWMLLHFSGLLSLCFASGIDFLVKGCISTIMALLHLYVFEESDLVALSSLLVSGSQTFSSGLSSDKVTEAVVKNKSVRRVAMKFQKIQTLHLSKESQSEVAETSENACFMRSTRESMNVMEEETEETCNGEVFLNCILGSSQKSDIDDLADFIVCKPAKDYSSWWKDRERYRGMKIQRKKQLRWEKRKNAWKSMVGKKHR, encoded by the exons ATGGAATACGACACAGATATGTTTGCGACTGCTGATGAACTACCTCTGCTTCTAAGATGTTGTATGTTAGTCTTGGCCTTGGCTGACCCTACTATGCTAgtggagaaaacccaatttcttctttctgtaCTAGGGAGCTTGATTTACTTGGTTACAAATGGAGGAGAGGAGAAAAACTCTGTCAGGTTTCAGAAGTTCGTTTCTTCTAAATTCATGTACACTGATGTTGGTGGTTCTTCTACCACTGTTTCCGAAGAGTTTGTTGCCTCTTTATGTTTCACAGAGCCTTCAGATCCGTGGTGTCCGACTCTATGTGCAGTGCTTGAG ATATTTGCAGATGAACTTGTAATGCATAGATTGCTGAGAGAGTACTTGAGTCTTGTTGATTCTACTTCTTCCACAACTGAAATTCTATTTCAGTGCCACTTTGTTAAAGGTGATATTGGAAGTGTTCTGGAGGTGATTTCTGTTCATTTCATCTCGTCAGTTTATGGCAAGCGAGCAAATGAGAACTTCCTTAAAAGATTGTTCTGCGACTTCGGACAGCATTGTAGAGTTCCTGAACTGAGCCTGACTTCTGCGGTGTCATTGCTTCAAAACCCCGTCATGCTTTCAGCACCAAAAATGCTGCAGACACATATGACTTTATTGGTTTCTGAAGCCATTGATGTAGACGTGTCTTTGAAGAATGCTAGACCAGATCTTAGGCTGATGGAAGGCTACCTAACAGCATTTGAAAGGTCTGTCCATTTGTACACCAGCCACATGTCTGGTTCACTTATGGATTTCCATCCCTTGGGTGTTAAATGTTCTTATGACAGTTCATGCATGCTAGGGAGAAGTTCTCAACCTTCCTTTGAATCTTATATTCAACAAGTCACGAGAGATAAAATTTATGATCTAGTTACCGATTCAGATTCTTTATGGGACTTGTATTTGTGCAATATGTTCCATAGAACAAAATCTGACCTGATGGCTGCTTCTATTACATACGTAAATGAGAGCCAACATATTTTTGATGAATCATGTAGAGATGATATATTGTCAGTCTTACGGAGCATAATACTTCTAAGTTTTTCTTGTGATGTAAGTGATACAGTGTTGTATAGAAAAGGGGTTACAAGTCCCCAAGATATTTATCTTCTTGCTTCCATATTGAAGTTAATGAGTACTTCCTTGTTGAAAGCTATTTGTTCCCTAAGGCATGGTGGGGATTTGGATTCTCCAAGAACCTTAAAAGATGTTTCTTCTAAGGAATATGATTTTGTAGTGGATATCATTGGCTGTTTTCACCAGTTCAACATGTCTCTACCAAATCAAAAGTTCTTATTTGACATGATGAAGACCTGTCCGTTGATACATAAGACTTCCAAGTGGATGCTTCTGCATTTTTCAGGCTTGCTGTCCTTATGTTTTGCTAGTGGGATTGATTTCTTAGTTAAGGGCTGCATATCAACAATCATGGCACTATTACATCTATATGTTTTTGAAGAGAGTGATTTAGTGGCACTCAGCTCATTGCTAGTTTCTGGTTCACAAACCTTTTCATCTGGTTTGTCCTCTGACAAGGTTACCGAG GCCGTGGTGAAAAATAAATCTGTCAGAAGAGTTGCAATGAAATTTCAGAAAATTCAAACACTTCACTTGAG CAAAGAATCTCAAAGTGAGGTAGCAGAAACTTCAGAAAATGCTTGTTTCATGAGGAGTACAAGGGAGTCTATGAATGTCATGGAGGAGGAAACAGAGGAGACCTGCAATGGGGAGGTTTTTCTCAATTGCATACTAGGAAGCTCCCAGAAATCTGACATAGATGATTTAGCAGACTTCATTGTATGCAAACCAGCGAAGGATTATTCTAGCTGGTGGAAGGATCGAGAAAGGTATCGAGGgatgaaaattcaaagaaagaaacaactAAGGTgggagaaaaggaaaaatgcttGGAAATCTATGGTAGGAAAGAAACATAGGTAG
- the LOC117616598 gene encoding uncharacterized protein LOC117616598 isoform X2, translated as MHRLLREYLSLVDSTSSTTEILFQCHFVKGDIGSVLEVISVHFISSVYGKRANENFLKRLFCDFGQHCRVPELSLTSAVSLLQNPVMLSAPKMLQTHMTLLVSEAIDVDVSLKNARPDLRLMEGYLTAFERSVHLYTSHMSGSLMDFHPLGVKCSYDSSCMLGRSSQPSFESYIQQVTRDKIYDLVTDSDSLWDLYLCNMFHRTKSDLMAASITYVNESQHIFDESCRDDILSVLRSIILLSFSCDVSDTVLYRKGVTSPQDIYLLASILKLMSTSLLKAICSLRHGGDLDSPRTLKDVSSKEYDFVVDIIGCFHQFNMSLPNQKFLFDMMKTCPLIHKTSKWMLLHFSGLLSLCFASGIDFLVKGCISTIMALLHLYVFEESDLVALSSLLVSGSQTFSSGLSSDKVTEAVVKNKSVRRVAMKFQKIQTLHLSKESQSEVAETSENACFMRSTRESMNVMEEETEETCNGEVFLNCILGSSQKSDIDDLADFIVCKPAKDYSSWWKDRERYRGMKIQRKKQLRWEKRKNAWKSMVGKKHR; from the exons ATGCATAGATTGCTGAGAGAGTACTTGAGTCTTGTTGATTCTACTTCTTCCACAACTGAAATTCTATTTCAGTGCCACTTTGTTAAAGGTGATATTGGAAGTGTTCTGGAGGTGATTTCTGTTCATTTCATCTCGTCAGTTTATGGCAAGCGAGCAAATGAGAACTTCCTTAAAAGATTGTTCTGCGACTTCGGACAGCATTGTAGAGTTCCTGAACTGAGCCTGACTTCTGCGGTGTCATTGCTTCAAAACCCCGTCATGCTTTCAGCACCAAAAATGCTGCAGACACATATGACTTTATTGGTTTCTGAAGCCATTGATGTAGACGTGTCTTTGAAGAATGCTAGACCAGATCTTAGGCTGATGGAAGGCTACCTAACAGCATTTGAAAGGTCTGTCCATTTGTACACCAGCCACATGTCTGGTTCACTTATGGATTTCCATCCCTTGGGTGTTAAATGTTCTTATGACAGTTCATGCATGCTAGGGAGAAGTTCTCAACCTTCCTTTGAATCTTATATTCAACAAGTCACGAGAGATAAAATTTATGATCTAGTTACCGATTCAGATTCTTTATGGGACTTGTATTTGTGCAATATGTTCCATAGAACAAAATCTGACCTGATGGCTGCTTCTATTACATACGTAAATGAGAGCCAACATATTTTTGATGAATCATGTAGAGATGATATATTGTCAGTCTTACGGAGCATAATACTTCTAAGTTTTTCTTGTGATGTAAGTGATACAGTGTTGTATAGAAAAGGGGTTACAAGTCCCCAAGATATTTATCTTCTTGCTTCCATATTGAAGTTAATGAGTACTTCCTTGTTGAAAGCTATTTGTTCCCTAAGGCATGGTGGGGATTTGGATTCTCCAAGAACCTTAAAAGATGTTTCTTCTAAGGAATATGATTTTGTAGTGGATATCATTGGCTGTTTTCACCAGTTCAACATGTCTCTACCAAATCAAAAGTTCTTATTTGACATGATGAAGACCTGTCCGTTGATACATAAGACTTCCAAGTGGATGCTTCTGCATTTTTCAGGCTTGCTGTCCTTATGTTTTGCTAGTGGGATTGATTTCTTAGTTAAGGGCTGCATATCAACAATCATGGCACTATTACATCTATATGTTTTTGAAGAGAGTGATTTAGTGGCACTCAGCTCATTGCTAGTTTCTGGTTCACAAACCTTTTCATCTGGTTTGTCCTCTGACAAGGTTACCGAG GCCGTGGTGAAAAATAAATCTGTCAGAAGAGTTGCAATGAAATTTCAGAAAATTCAAACACTTCACTTGAG CAAAGAATCTCAAAGTGAGGTAGCAGAAACTTCAGAAAATGCTTGTTTCATGAGGAGTACAAGGGAGTCTATGAATGTCATGGAGGAGGAAACAGAGGAGACCTGCAATGGGGAGGTTTTTCTCAATTGCATACTAGGAAGCTCCCAGAAATCTGACATAGATGATTTAGCAGACTTCATTGTATGCAAACCAGCGAAGGATTATTCTAGCTGGTGGAAGGATCGAGAAAGGTATCGAGGgatgaaaattcaaagaaagaaacaactAAGGTgggagaaaaggaaaaatgcttGGAAATCTATGGTAGGAAAGAAACATAGGTAG
- the LOC117623072 gene encoding UDP-glycosyltransferase 75C1-like, whose amino-acid sequence MDMKHHHHHFLLISCPAQGHINPTLQLAKRLIGIGGTHVTYATTIRGLTKIKSFPSLEGLSYASFSDGCDDGIKPINDPNLFMSEFKLVGSKTLKALIEKISTSQDHSGPVTFLIYSVLLPWAAEVASDCGIPSAFLCIQSTTSFALCHHYINHFHNCPPFPNSMTIEGLPPFAPTELPSFLLPTSPHVSVIPTFQEHIQVLEQGKPNSSLALLNTFDALEGAAIKALRSSSMNVIPIGPLVITGFWEENENQSSDDGFRCDLFDKSEDDYLQWLDSKPDCSVVYVSFGSMVVLKRDQIEEMLNGLVESGLPVLWVIRCAEKGGDQEAQIMKIKNRLKIKEQGLVVPWCSQMEVLGHKSVGCFVMHCGWNSTVESLVAGVPMVGFAQFSDQNTNAKLVEEVWGVGVRGKENEKGVIEGAEIKRCLEIVMGDGERGEEIRRNCEKWKGLAKEAVKEGGSSDYNLRHFIGGLG is encoded by the coding sequence ATGGACATgaagcatcatcatcatcacttcCTTCTCATATCCTGCCCAGCCCAAGGCCACATAAACCCTACTCTCCAACTTGCCAAGCGCCTCATAGGAATTGGAGGCACACATGTCACTTATGCCACCACCATCCGTGGCCTCACCAAAATCAAATCCTTCCCTTCTCTTGAAGGCTTGTCATATGCTTCTTTCTCAGATGGCTGTGATGATGGAATCAAACCAATCAATGACCCCAATCTCTTCATGTCTGAATTTAAGCTTGTGGGATCAAAAACACTCAAAGCCTTGATTGAGAAAATCTCTACATCTCAAGATCACTCAGGCCCTGTCACTTTTCTCATCTACTCTGTCCTCCTCCCTTGGGCTGCTGAAGTTGCAAGTGATTGTGGCATACCATCTGCTTTTCTCTGCATACAATCCACCACCTCCTTTGCACTTTGCCACCATTACATCAACCATTTTCACAACTGCCCTCCATTTCCAAATTCTATGACAATAGAAGGGTTGCCTCCTTTTGCTCCCACAGAGCTACCTTCCTTTCTCCTACCAACCAGTCCACATGTTTCAGTCATCCCTACCTTTCAAGAACACATCCAAGTCTTGGAACAGGGCAAACCCAACTCCAGTCTTGCGCTACTCAACACTTTTGATGCCTTAGAAGGGGCAGCAATCAAAGCTCTCAGATCATCAAGCATGAATGTGATTCCAATTGGACCCTTGGTTATAACTGGGTTTTGGGaggaaaatgaaaaccaaTCCAGTGATGACGGGTTTCGTTGCGACTTGTTTGACAAATCTGAGGATGATTACCTTCAATGGCTGGACTCAAAACCAGATTGCTCAGTTGTTTATGTGTCATTTGGGAGCATGGTGGTGTTAAAGAGAGATCAGATTGAAGAGATGTTGAATGGACTAGTGGAGAGTGGCCTCCCAGTTTTATGGGTTATTCGCTGTGCAGAGAAGGGAGGAGATCAAGAAGCTCAGATAATGAAGATAAAGAACAgactgaaaatcaaagaacagGGTTTAGTGGTGCCATGGTGTTCACAAATGGAGGTTTTAGGGCACAAGTCAGTGGGGTGTTTTGTGATGCATTGTGGGTGGAATTCAACTGTCGAGAGCTTGGTAGCTGGGGTTCCAATGGTGGGTTTTGCTCAATTTTCAGACCAGAACACAAATGCAAAACTAGTGGAGGAAGTGTGGGGGGTTGGAGTTAGAGGCAAAGAGAATGAAAAGGGAGTGATTGAGGGTGCAGAGATTAAGAGGTGCCTGGAGATTGTGATgggagatggagagagaggggaAGAGATAAGAAGGAATTGTGAAAAATGGAAAGGTTTGGCCAAAGAAGCTGTCAAGGAGGGTGGCTCTTCAGATTACAATCTCAGGCACTTTATTGGAGGATTGGGATGA